CTTATATATTTCATGGCTAGTTCATCAGCTTCTTTTCCTTTAATTCCTTGCAGATGAATACCGAATAGAACATTTCCCTTTACCGTTAGCCAAGGAAATAGGGCGTATTGTTGAAACACAACTCCTCTTTCTGTTCCTGTACCTATAATCTCTTGGTTGTCGCAAAAGACCTTACCTGAAGTTGGCTTTTCCAATCCAGCTATAATATTCAGTAACGTGGACTTGCCACAACCTGAGGGACCAACAACAGTGATGAACTCACTTTCCATTACATCTAGATTAATCCCGTTTAAAGCTGTTACTTCGCCATTACGAGATGGATACATCTTATGGAGACTTTCTATTTTTAATTTTACAGTTCTCTCTTTTCCTGCCATCCTGTTAACCTCCTCTCAAGAAGTTTCACGAGCCACTCAAAGATCAACCCAATAATACCAACAAGAATAATGTATAAAAGCATTGATGATGACTCAAATGTGTTGTTTAACGCTCGAATTCTCATACCTAAACCAGCAGATGCACCGGTTGATTCAGCCGCAATTAATGATGTTAATCCAACCGCAGTCCCTAAACGAATCGCCGTCATAATGAACGGCAGTGAAGCAGGAGCAATTACTTTCAAAAAGATATCTCTGTCTTTTGAACCTAAAACCTTTGCTGCTTTAATTAAGTAAGGGTCAATATTTCGTACCCCTTGATAAATCGTTATGGACATTGTTAAAAAAGTTGCTATAGTAATAACTATAATTTGCGGGGTACGCCCAACTCCTGCTGAGATAACAATCAGTGGCACATACGCAAGAGGTGGAATATTTCGGATAAATTGAATCCAAGGTTCAATGATAAACCGGATTGGTCGATACCATG
This Arthrobacter citreus DNA region includes the following protein-coding sequences:
- a CDS encoding ABC transporter permease; amino-acid sequence: MEADTRIRNTSNRKAKVKPNLPWVEKIPSKGWLLLSFSTAIIFWTILSYIPSTSRSFPNIIKVTESIGTMIQRGVFWSDIVSSLISVLSGFALGFIISLPVAVLMAWYRPIRFIIEPWIQFIRNIPPLAYVPLIVISAGVGRTPQIIVITIATFLTMSITIYQGVRNIDPYLIKAAKVLGSKDRDIFLKVIAPASLPFIMTAIRLGTAVGLTSLIAAESTGASAGLGMRIRALNNTFESSSMLLYIILVGIIGLIFEWLVKLLERRLTGWQEKREL